A region of Nostoc sp. HK-01 DNA encodes the following proteins:
- a CDS encoding NERD domain protein, translating to MKTLQQSQKLRAAFQEKIIAKKSAIHQEIHQALGDSTLGGLASFVYEFKQAKNQLKGSMGEWGISAIFQCFPDTWMMFNNALIPTNNSGGLTEIDHLIIGTKGIFLLEIKTWKGSFTAYNDKWKRREGSNWVAISNSPTSQSAYHQQMFAQWIVSVIPNLPDSCVYAPVVFPIAKWLGVNNCSVQVFQGVPALLQAMVSCPECLSEQQIHAIALAVANCEIPENTTPMPKPIPKPKPVKRQNSSN from the coding sequence ATGAAAACTCTGCAACAGTCGCAAAAGTTAAGAGCAGCATTCCAAGAAAAAATAATAGCTAAAAAGTCTGCTATACACCAAGAAATTCACCAAGCTTTAGGCGACAGTACATTAGGTGGGTTAGCTTCATTCGTTTATGAATTTAAGCAAGCCAAAAATCAACTCAAAGGTAGCATGGGTGAATGGGGAATATCAGCCATATTCCAATGCTTTCCTGATACTTGGATGATGTTTAATAATGCCTTAATTCCTACTAATAACTCCGGTGGTTTGACAGAGATAGACCACTTAATCATAGGTACAAAAGGCATTTTCTTATTAGAAATCAAAACTTGGAAGGGTTCATTTACAGCATACAACGATAAGTGGAAACGTCGAGAAGGCAGTAATTGGGTGGCAATCTCTAATAGTCCAACGTCTCAAAGTGCTTACCATCAACAGATGTTTGCTCAATGGATAGTTTCTGTAATTCCCAATCTACCTGATAGTTGCGTTTATGCTCCTGTGGTTTTCCCTATCGCCAAATGGTTGGGAGTGAACAATTGTTCAGTGCAAGTTTTCCAAGGTGTACCTGCACTGCTGCAAGCAATGGTTAGCTGCCCTGAGTGTTTGAGTGAACAGCAAATACACGCAATTGCTCTTGCTGTGGCTAATTGTGAGATTCCCGAAAATACGACTCCAATGCCTAAACCAATTCCCAAGCCAAAGCCTGTTAAGCGGCAGAATTCTAGCAATTGA
- the tolB gene encoding protein TolB: MKLLCRSGIILAALTTATAAILVVQKNDNSFMAVSEDRKVIDVVDGESITVRQTDSSVFEQAQKMERFQTSVWEQADSKKTTQNLAAAVANTLRLNKPLTLAAENNQQVVLVSTPSLKQQREFIQKILPTTPGTDGYRRVYSPQLIRIDRMGKQYSLPITRHQVASLNLLSFESGNGRRWIAEPGTDTPPLFANPQNPSQLFFQKYSGTDILYILDAKTLNLKPINSEGWETAKTRIRNLPPNGREYKAILYWAIDPVWSDDGRFIAFSSNRDNLGTTSDTAVWLHNVATGKDTKVIDTKGVTFRIHGWTADGRILVTEILRGSKNTLLAINPVTLEKQQLAAGNFLALSDDRKTLVYETRPNKPDLAQIYLLSLATRKTQLLFKDIEKERFNGSTVDFNADGDRIVASVSSTKSFDQGLFIYDLKHRQAKRLSLPKTRQLESNFGRRLQWAGERVIVPLANQQQLISETLLISP, encoded by the coding sequence ATGAAGCTATTGTGTAGATCTGGAATTATCTTGGCTGCGCTCACCACAGCTACCGCCGCTATCTTAGTTGTTCAAAAAAATGACAACTCATTTATGGCTGTGAGTGAAGATAGGAAAGTTATAGATGTAGTGGATGGGGAAAGTATAACAGTTCGCCAAACCGATAGTAGCGTCTTTGAACAGGCTCAGAAGATGGAGCGATTTCAAACTTCCGTATGGGAGCAGGCTGACTCTAAAAAGACGACTCAAAACCTTGCGGCGGCTGTTGCTAATACTTTGCGATTGAATAAGCCTTTGACTTTAGCCGCAGAAAACAATCAACAAGTAGTGCTTGTGAGTACGCCATCGTTAAAACAGCAGAGGGAATTTATTCAAAAAATCTTACCGACAACTCCAGGCACAGACGGTTATCGTCGTGTATATTCGCCACAACTAATTCGGATTGACCGGATGGGTAAGCAATATTCGTTACCAATTACACGTCATCAAGTAGCTTCTTTGAACTTACTTTCTTTTGAGTCAGGAAATGGTCGGCGGTGGATTGCTGAACCCGGTACTGATACTCCGCCATTGTTTGCCAATCCTCAGAATCCAAGCCAGCTATTTTTTCAAAAATATTCCGGTACAGACATTTTATACATCCTGGATGCCAAAACACTCAACCTCAAGCCTATTAATTCGGAAGGTTGGGAAACTGCAAAGACTCGAATCCGCAACCTCCCGCCAAATGGTAGAGAATATAAAGCAATTTTGTACTGGGCTATCGATCCAGTTTGGTCGGATGATGGCCGTTTTATTGCTTTTAGTTCTAACCGTGATAATTTAGGCACAACCTCTGACACCGCAGTTTGGCTACACAATGTCGCTACAGGTAAAGATACTAAAGTCATAGATACAAAAGGTGTAACTTTTAGAATCCACGGCTGGACTGCGGATGGACGAATTTTAGTGACAGAGATTCTTAGGGGAAGTAAAAATACCTTATTGGCTATCAATCCAGTAACTTTGGAAAAGCAGCAACTAGCTGCTGGTAACTTTCTGGCATTGAGTGATGATCGCAAAACGCTAGTATATGAAACTAGACCAAATAAACCTGACTTAGCACAAATATACTTGCTGTCTCTGGCAACGCGAAAAACTCAATTGTTATTTAAGGATATTGAAAAAGAAAGGTTTAACGGTAGTACTGTAGATTTTAATGCAGATGGCGATCGCATTGTTGCCAGTGTGAGCAGTACTAAAAGTTTTGACCAAGGCTTATTTATTTACGATCTCAAACATCGTCAAGCAAAACGTTTATCTTTACCAAAAACAAGGCAGTTAGAGAGCAATTTTGGCAGACGTTTGCAGTGGGCAGGTGAGCGCGTAATTGTCCCATTGGCTAATCAGCAACAATTAATTTCTGAAACGTTGCTGATTTCTCCTTAA
- a CDS encoding type III restriction enzyme res subunit yields the protein MALEPKKVEAYIRDMRIIAAIAKLKRNLPLTDADLLSLEELLFNAEAIESRERFEEVCGKNLNLKLFIRQLVGLERNAAKEAFGRYLEGSSFNATQIRFVETIIDYLTQNGVMDAGLLYEPPFTDLHYEGLDGVFGADDADGIVSIVRSFNETVGVA from the coding sequence ATGGCGTTGGAACCCAAGAAGGTAGAGGCGTACATTCGGGATATGAGAATCATCGCCGCGATCGCCAAACTCAAGCGCAACCTTCCACTGACCGATGCCGATTTACTGTCCCTAGAAGAACTGCTGTTCAATGCCGAAGCCATTGAAAGCCGAGAGAGGTTTGAAGAGGTCTGCGGGAAGAACCTCAATCTCAAGCTGTTCATTCGCCAGTTGGTTGGTTTGGAAAGAAATGCTGCGAAGGAAGCATTTGGTAGATATTTGGAGGGCAGTAGTTTCAATGCTACTCAGATTCGCTTTGTGGAAACTATCATTGATTACCTAACGCAAAACGGGGTCATGGATGCTGGTTTACTCTATGAACCGCCGTTTACCGATCTGCACTACGAAGGATTGGATGGGGTTTTTGGTGCTGATGATGCTGACGGGATTGTTTCTATTGTGCGGTCATTCAATGAAACTGTTGGGGTCGCGTGA
- a CDS encoding Thermostable monoacylglycerol lipase, translating to MSLLFFIGAKVPIDKTIKKVKLPKEPEELDNFLKESEQKFDDITSGSEKIIIWANPLKKQKTKIAIVYIHGFSSTRKDTYPLCENVAKNLKANLFLTRLTGHGRGGKALAEASVNDWINDTFEAVEIGKIIGEKVIIISFSTGSALTMWLASEVQNMNDDVVALVLISPNFSPKQPISDVLLWPWGKTLAKIIIGSNRSWEPINPQQGKYWTTSYPVEALLPMMGTVKIAREAKVENIRQPVLMIFSPFDQVTNTQKSEDIFRRLATYNKKKIYINESQDPYNHIIIGDIVSPMNTEMVTQDILNFIEALRY from the coding sequence ATGAGTTTGCTATTTTTTATTGGAGCTAAAGTTCCTATTGATAAAACTATAAAAAAAGTTAAATTACCTAAAGAGCCTGAAGAACTAGACAATTTTTTAAAAGAATCAGAGCAAAAATTTGATGATATTACCTCTGGGAGTGAAAAAATTATTATTTGGGCAAATCCCTTAAAAAAGCAAAAGACAAAGATAGCAATTGTTTACATACACGGGTTTTCGTCAACTAGAAAGGATACATATCCTTTGTGTGAAAACGTTGCTAAAAATTTAAAAGCTAATCTTTTTCTTACCCGATTAACAGGTCATGGTCGTGGCGGTAAAGCCTTGGCGGAAGCATCGGTAAACGATTGGATAAATGACACTTTTGAGGCTGTTGAAATAGGCAAAATAATAGGAGAAAAAGTAATAATTATAAGCTTTTCTACAGGATCAGCACTTACTATGTGGTTAGCATCTGAAGTTCAAAATATGAATGATGATGTTGTGGCATTAGTATTAATATCACCAAATTTTAGTCCAAAACAACCTATTAGTGATGTTCTATTATGGCCTTGGGGAAAAACTCTAGCAAAAATAATTATAGGTTCTAATCGAAGTTGGGAACCTATAAATCCACAACAGGGGAAATACTGGACGACTAGTTATCCTGTTGAAGCTCTTTTGCCTATGATGGGAACAGTAAAGATCGCTAGAGAAGCAAAAGTTGAAAATATCAGACAGCCAGTGTTAATGATTTTTTCACCCTTTGATCAGGTAACTAATACTCAAAAATCAGAAGATATATTTAGACGATTGGCAACTTATAATAAAAAAAAGATATATATTAATGAAAGCCAAGATCCTTACAATCATATTATTATTGGAGATATTGTATCTCCAATGAATACTGAAATGGTAACTCAAGATATTCTTAATTTTATTGAAGCATTGCGGTATTAA
- a CDS encoding two-component response regulator, which produces MNHKTEFVSILLVDNQPQFRQGVRTLLNFYNISSSVKFNIIGEASTVEQAIKLSREQHPTLILLDLELPPEDGIRVLQHLKKSSYAGKCLILSAYQQDEYIYCAMQAGAWGYILKDKLATQLCEGIMTIIQNKVYLPPEVATDFIRLFQYYSGNSLTSNSKIDLTKQEQEILNWLVQGEPNEQIAKHLYITVATVKAHLTNIFKKLGVTSRTQAIVQALKSGLVCP; this is translated from the coding sequence ATGAACCATAAAACAGAGTTTGTTTCTATCTTACTTGTGGATAACCAGCCTCAATTTCGTCAAGGAGTCCGTACACTTTTAAATTTCTACAATATTAGCAGTTCAGTAAAGTTTAACATTATTGGGGAAGCGTCTACTGTTGAGCAAGCCATTAAGTTGAGTAGAGAACAACATCCAACGTTAATATTACTTGATTTGGAATTGCCTCCAGAGGATGGAATTAGAGTTTTACAACACCTGAAAAAGTCATCTTACGCTGGCAAATGCTTAATTTTGTCAGCATACCAACAAGATGAGTATATATATTGTGCCATGCAAGCAGGTGCATGGGGCTACATATTAAAAGACAAATTAGCCACTCAATTATGTGAAGGAATTATGACTATTATTCAAAATAAAGTTTATTTACCACCAGAAGTAGCAACTGATTTCATCCGATTATTCCAATACTACTCAGGAAATTCGTTAACCTCCAATAGCAAAATTGATTTAACTAAACAAGAGCAGGAAATATTGAACTGGTTAGTACAAGGAGAACCCAATGAACAGATTGCCAAACACCTTTATATTACGGTTGCAACAGTCAAAGCTCATCTCACGAACATTTTTAAAAAGCTAGGAGTAACCAGTCGTACCCAAGCAATCGTGCAAGCTCTTAAATCAGGGTTGGTTTGCCCATGA